In Archangium violaceum, the following are encoded in one genomic region:
- a CDS encoding TIGR02265 family protein, with protein sequence MPSNKNELAARIAVTKPTDAVRGLFFRVVFDLVEKQAGADALRQVRSGTLARDMSDLRTYPASDYLTLLYAAADALENKLGAQDAVFNACGRACVGRFSSGPGQVVFGILGKGDPQRLFAQTRVAFSTVVTYGQRDHRPAGPKACIIAYRGDMQPAAYHVGIFEGALEALGFKGTVTANTLGIDSVDYEITWE encoded by the coding sequence ATGCCATCCAACAAGAACGAGCTCGCCGCTCGCATCGCCGTCACCAAGCCCACCGACGCGGTACGCGGTCTCTTCTTCCGGGTGGTGTTCGATCTCGTCGAGAAGCAGGCAGGCGCGGACGCGTTGCGTCAGGTCCGCTCCGGCACGCTGGCCAGGGACATGAGCGACCTGCGCACCTACCCCGCCTCGGACTACCTCACGCTGCTCTACGCCGCGGCGGACGCATTGGAGAACAAGCTGGGCGCCCAGGACGCGGTCTTCAACGCCTGCGGCCGTGCGTGCGTGGGCCGCTTCTCCAGCGGCCCGGGCCAGGTCGTCTTCGGCATCCTCGGCAAGGGGGACCCGCAGCGGCTCTTCGCCCAGACGCGCGTGGCCTTCAGCACCGTGGTGACGTACGGCCAGCGCGACCACCGCCCCGCCGGCCCCAAGGCATGCATCATCGCCTACCGCGGCGACATGCAGCCGGCCGCCTACCACGTGGGCATCTTCGAGGGCGCGCTGGAGGCCCTCGGCTTCAAGGGCACCGTCACGGCGAACACGCTCGGCATCGACTCGGTGGACTACGAAATCACCTGGGAGTGA
- a CDS encoding fumarylacetoacetate hydrolase family protein, with the protein MKLATLNDGTRDGRLIVVKRDNSAYALATNVALTLQAALDKWDELEPRLRALAEELEADRVQSRPVDVRALLSPLPRAYEWVDGSAYLNHVILVRKARNAEPPATMKTDPLVYQGGSGTFLAPTQDLPLVDEAWGMDFESEVAVILGDVPLGTKAEDAAKYVKLVMLCNDVTLRNLIPNELAKGFGFFQGKPSSAFSPFALTPDELGAAWKDGRVHLRLRSILNGQVVGDTDAGPEMHFSFFDLIQHIAKTRAFTAGTILGSGTVSNEDRARGISCLAERRMIETIEAGAPRTPFMKVGDTIDIEMLDAEGRSLFGRISQKVVGT; encoded by the coding sequence GTGAAGCTCGCCACCCTGAACGACGGAACCCGCGATGGACGGCTCATCGTCGTCAAGCGGGACAACTCGGCCTACGCGCTCGCCACCAACGTGGCCCTCACGCTCCAGGCCGCGCTCGACAAGTGGGACGAGCTGGAGCCCAGGCTGCGCGCGCTGGCCGAGGAGCTCGAGGCCGACCGCGTGCAGAGCCGCCCCGTCGATGTCCGCGCCCTGCTCTCCCCGTTGCCGCGTGCCTACGAGTGGGTGGACGGCAGTGCCTACCTCAACCACGTCATCCTCGTGCGCAAGGCGCGCAACGCCGAGCCTCCGGCCACGATGAAGACGGATCCGCTCGTCTACCAGGGCGGCTCCGGTACCTTCCTCGCGCCGACGCAGGACCTGCCCCTGGTGGACGAGGCGTGGGGCATGGACTTCGAGTCCGAGGTGGCCGTCATCCTCGGCGACGTGCCGCTGGGGACGAAGGCCGAGGACGCGGCGAAGTACGTGAAGCTGGTGATGCTGTGCAACGACGTCACCCTGCGCAACCTCATCCCCAATGAGCTGGCCAAGGGCTTCGGCTTCTTCCAGGGCAAGCCCTCCAGCGCCTTCAGCCCCTTCGCGCTCACCCCGGACGAGCTCGGCGCCGCGTGGAAGGACGGCCGCGTCCACCTGCGCCTGCGCTCCATCCTCAACGGTCAGGTGGTGGGGGACACGGACGCCGGCCCGGAGATGCACTTCTCCTTCTTCGACCTCATCCAGCACATCGCGAAGACGCGCGCCTTCACCGCTGGCACCATCCTCGGCAGCGGCACCGTGTCCAACGAGGACCGTGCCCGGGGCATCTCCTGCCTCGCCGAGCGCCGGATGATCGAGACCATCGAGGCCGGTGCACCCAGGACGCCCTTCATGAAGGTGGGTGACACCATCGACATCGAGATGTTGGACGCGGAGGGACGCAGCCTCTTCGGGCGTATCTCCCAGAAGGTGGTGGGCACGTGA
- the maiA gene encoding maleylacetoacetate isomerase has protein sequence MKLYSYWRSSCSWRVRIALELKGLSYEYVPVHLVKDGGEQNSESYRSLNPMRTVPMLELTEGGQVRRLSQSMAILEYLEERHASPALLPADPYLRARCRMLSEMVNSGIQPLQNLAVLQRIKGELKGDDKAWCAYWIDRGLTAFQASVQETAGTYCLGDAVSFADICLVPQLYGARRFGVDLAPYGLLTRIEAACASLPAFQAAHPDRQPDAQPA, from the coding sequence GTGAAGCTCTACAGTTACTGGCGTTCGTCGTGTTCGTGGCGGGTGCGTATCGCGCTCGAGCTCAAGGGGCTGTCGTATGAGTACGTGCCCGTGCACCTGGTGAAGGACGGGGGCGAGCAGAACAGCGAGTCCTACCGCTCCCTCAACCCCATGCGCACCGTGCCCATGCTGGAGCTCACCGAGGGGGGCCAGGTGCGCCGGTTGTCCCAGTCCATGGCCATCCTCGAGTACCTGGAGGAGCGCCACGCCTCGCCCGCCCTGCTGCCAGCCGACCCGTATCTCCGGGCTCGCTGCCGGATGTTGTCGGAGATGGTGAACTCGGGCATCCAGCCGTTGCAGAACCTGGCCGTGCTGCAGCGCATCAAGGGGGAGCTGAAGGGCGATGACAAGGCCTGGTGTGCCTATTGGATCGACCGGGGGCTGACGGCCTTCCAGGCCTCCGTCCAGGAGACGGCGGGCACGTACTGCCTGGGAGACGCAGTGTCGTTCGCCGACATCTGCCTGGTGCCCCAGCTCTACGGGGCCCGGCGTTTCGGGGTAGACCTCGCGCCCTACGGGCTGCTCACGCGCATCGAAGCGGCGTGCGCCAGCCTTCCCGCCTTCCAGGCGGCGCACCCGGACCGGCAGCCCGACGCGCAGCCGGCCTGA